Proteins found in one Mytilus edulis chromosome 2, xbMytEdul2.2, whole genome shotgun sequence genomic segment:
- the LOC139513751 gene encoding galanin receptor type 1-like isoform X1, with translation METVTENISSILMTTGNDSKIQQPLPIEAVVLVSSVWSLIIVTGAIGNGLVLYILFRFGERSVTNVYVINLAFADLMFIIFVVPATLVHIVIPTWILGDAVCKLSTYMIYVPLHATCLTLSAMTIDRYHAIVNPIRSMNWRSAKVSSFISLGVWAVSISISLPFFLFPTVVERPGNEGILDCVPKWPGPEWIKTTTLAVVMTTFFIPMTAITICYGCILQHLWKGNKMKRAKPENEAALPIKNDKQERQLRRKKRVTRMVAIVVFLFALCWFPIHLIALWIQFDPNFPRTDAMHYFKLFGHTLSYANSCVNPFVYAFVNEGFKQAIIKRSPLITKLCQCVLEEKPMKNNKNMIDKSVGTRPTIEGQTELQTVQNNV, from the exons ATGGAAACTGTTACAGAGAATATAAGCAGCATTTTAATGACAACTGGAAATGACTCCAAAATACAACAACCGTTACCAATTGAAGCCGTGGTATTGGTCAGCTCAGTTTGGAGTCTGATCATAGTTACAGGTGCCATTGGTAACGGCCTTGTACTTTATATATTGTTTCGATTCGGCGAACGGTCTGTAACCAACGTATACGTCATTAACCTTGCCTTCGCTGATttgatgtttattatatttgtggTACCTGCAACATTGGTTCACATAGTTATACCTACCTGGATTCTAGGAGATGCGGTCTGCAAACTGTCAACTTATATGATATAC GTGCCTTTACATGCAACTTGTTTGACATTATCGGCCATGACAATAGATAGATACCATGCGATAGTCAATCCAATACGATCTATGAACTGGAGATCTGCTAAAGTTTCATCATTTATTAGCCTAGGAGTATGGGCAG TGTCAATCAGCATATCACTTCCATTCTTCCTGTTTCCAACAGTAGTCGAGCGTCCAGGAAATGAGGGCATTTTAGACTGTGTCCCCAAGTGGCCCGGGCCAGAATGGATTAAGACTACTACATTAGCAGTTGTCATGACAACATTTTTTATTCCAATGACAGCTATAACAATATGTTATGGCTGTATTTTGCAACATCTGTGGAAAGGAAATAAAATGAAACGAGCAAAGCCCGAG AACGAGGCTGCACTACCaattaaaaatgacaaacaagaaAGGCAACTTCGTCGTAAAAAACGAGTAACGAGAATGGTGGCTATAGTAGTATTCTTGTTTGCTTTGTGCTGGTTTCCCATACATTTGATCGCACTTTGGATACAGTTCGATCCTAACTTCCCGAGAACAGATGCAATGCACTATTTCAAATTATTTGGTCACACGCTCTCTTATGCTAACTCTTGTGTCAATCCATTCGTCTACGCATTTGTAAATGAGGGATTTAAACAGGCGATTATCAAAAGATCACCTTTAATTACAAAACTATGTCAATGTGTATTGGAAGAAAAACCGATGAAGAACAATAAAAATATGATCGACAAGTCAGTTGGTACACGACCTACAATTGAGGGTCAAACAGAACTACAGACGGtacaaaataatgtataa
- the LOC139513751 gene encoding galanin receptor type 1-like isoform X2 → MVNMETVTENISSILMTTGNDSKIQQPLPIEAVVLVSSVWSLIIVTGAIGNGLVLYILFRFGERSVTNVYVINLAFADLMFIIFVVPATLVHIVIPTWILGDAVCKLSTYMIYVPLHATCLTLSAMTIDRYHAIVNPIRSMNWRSAKVSSFISLGVWAVSISISLPFFLFPTVVERPGNEGILDCVPKWPGPEWIKTTTLAVVMTTFFIPMTAITICYGCILQHLWKGNKMKRAKPENEAALPIKNDKQERQLRRKKRVTRMVAIVVFLFALCWFPIHLIALWIQFDPNFPRTDAMHYFKLFGHTLSYANSCVNPFVYAFVNEGFKQAIIKRSPLITKLCQCVLEEKPMKNNKNMIDKSVGTRPTIEGQTELQTVQNNV, encoded by the exons ATG gtcAATATGGAAACTGTTACAGAGAATATAAGCAGCATTTTAATGACAACTGGAAATGACTCCAAAATACAACAACCGTTACCAATTGAAGCCGTGGTATTGGTCAGCTCAGTTTGGAGTCTGATCATAGTTACAGGTGCCATTGGTAACGGCCTTGTACTTTATATATTGTTTCGATTCGGCGAACGGTCTGTAACCAACGTATACGTCATTAACCTTGCCTTCGCTGATttgatgtttattatatttgtggTACCTGCAACATTGGTTCACATAGTTATACCTACCTGGATTCTAGGAGATGCGGTCTGCAAACTGTCAACTTATATGATATAC GTGCCTTTACATGCAACTTGTTTGACATTATCGGCCATGACAATAGATAGATACCATGCGATAGTCAATCCAATACGATCTATGAACTGGAGATCTGCTAAAGTTTCATCATTTATTAGCCTAGGAGTATGGGCAG TGTCAATCAGCATATCACTTCCATTCTTCCTGTTTCCAACAGTAGTCGAGCGTCCAGGAAATGAGGGCATTTTAGACTGTGTCCCCAAGTGGCCCGGGCCAGAATGGATTAAGACTACTACATTAGCAGTTGTCATGACAACATTTTTTATTCCAATGACAGCTATAACAATATGTTATGGCTGTATTTTGCAACATCTGTGGAAAGGAAATAAAATGAAACGAGCAAAGCCCGAG AACGAGGCTGCACTACCaattaaaaatgacaaacaagaaAGGCAACTTCGTCGTAAAAAACGAGTAACGAGAATGGTGGCTATAGTAGTATTCTTGTTTGCTTTGTGCTGGTTTCCCATACATTTGATCGCACTTTGGATACAGTTCGATCCTAACTTCCCGAGAACAGATGCAATGCACTATTTCAAATTATTTGGTCACACGCTCTCTTATGCTAACTCTTGTGTCAATCCATTCGTCTACGCATTTGTAAATGAGGGATTTAAACAGGCGATTATCAAAAGATCACCTTTAATTACAAAACTATGTCAATGTGTATTGGAAGAAAAACCGATGAAGAACAATAAAAATATGATCGACAAGTCAGTTGGTACACGACCTACAATTGAGGGTCAAACAGAACTACAGACGGtacaaaataatgtataa